From a single Natronorubrum tibetense GA33 genomic region:
- the pstC gene encoding phosphate ABC transporter permease subunit PstC — protein MSTETDPGPGITGDTARDAIESNRRARRILFGCASITVLTTLAIFFVLFDNAASYFFGARLTEMVMGASVERTVTFTEFFTGTRWAPSHATPSHGALPIIFGTLAITVGAAFVSIPIGTATAIYLSEYASPGVRSKLKPTLEILAGIPTIVYGYFAIAFINPVILGPIASTLFGINIGRYSLLSGMLVVGIMTIPMVSSISEDAMAAVPDDLRNGAYALGATKYDVSTRIVLPASISGVFASYILAVSRAIGETMAVTLAVGYNANITANPFDEVMTMTAYMVSRARGTSAVGTVDYQSLFAVGLLLFIMTLTMNLLNDWFKRRFQEEYR, from the coding sequence ATGAGCACTGAAACCGACCCCGGACCGGGAATTACCGGCGATACTGCTCGAGACGCCATCGAGTCGAATCGCCGGGCACGGCGCATCCTCTTCGGGTGTGCGTCGATCACGGTCCTTACGACGCTCGCGATTTTTTTCGTACTGTTCGACAACGCCGCTAGCTACTTTTTCGGTGCGCGGCTCACCGAGATGGTCATGGGGGCGAGCGTCGAACGGACAGTCACGTTCACCGAGTTCTTCACCGGAACGCGGTGGGCGCCGTCCCACGCGACGCCATCTCACGGGGCGCTCCCGATCATCTTCGGGACGCTCGCGATCACTGTCGGCGCGGCGTTCGTCTCGATTCCGATCGGTACCGCGACGGCGATCTACCTCTCGGAGTACGCGTCACCCGGCGTCCGTTCGAAGCTCAAACCGACGCTCGAGATCCTCGCCGGAATTCCAACGATCGTCTACGGCTACTTCGCGATCGCGTTCATCAACCCGGTCATCCTCGGTCCGATCGCCAGTACACTGTTCGGCATCAACATCGGTCGATATAGTCTCCTCTCGGGGATGCTCGTCGTCGGGATCATGACGATTCCGATGGTGTCTTCGATCAGCGAGGACGCGATGGCCGCGGTGCCGGACGACCTCAGAAACGGGGCGTACGCCCTCGGGGCGACGAAGTACGACGTCTCGACGCGGATCGTGCTGCCGGCGTCGATCTCGGGCGTCTTTGCATCGTACATTCTTGCCGTCTCACGAGCGATCGGCGAGACGATGGCCGTGACGCTCGCTGTCGGATACAACGCGAACATCACCGCCAACCCGTTCGACGAGGTGATGACGATGACGGCGTACATGGTCTCGCGGGCTCGCGGCACGTCCGCGGTCGGCACGGTTGACTACCAGAGCCTGTTCGCCGTCGGATTGCTGCTGTTCATCATGACGCTGACGATGAATCTACTCAACGATTGGTTCAAACGACGCTTCCAGGAGGAGTACCGATGA
- the pstA gene encoding phosphate ABC transporter permease PstA — protein MSTDTDGKLFTDIDLGWDHRKNRIFLAVIFAASMFGVVMLALLLLDVITDLYTGLTEYNISLVEFFTRDGSRREELSGFRGAIIASIMLMIITAVLSFFVGVGSAIYLEEYAPDNRTTRLIEANLANLAGVPSIVYGLLALAAFVNGIGLGPVLLAGAIALALLVMPIIIVSTQEALRAVPDGVRNGSYATGATKWQTIREVVLPAAMPGIMTGTILALARAIGETAPLIMVGALFTNRIAWGPFDRFSAMPTQIYNWAAEPSQHFIHLAATGIAVLLVFMFAMNGIAIYLRNKYETEI, from the coding sequence ATGAGCACTGACACCGATGGGAAGCTGTTCACCGACATCGACCTCGGGTGGGACCACCGGAAGAACCGAATCTTCCTCGCGGTCATCTTCGCCGCGTCGATGTTTGGCGTCGTCATGCTGGCACTGTTGTTGCTCGACGTGATTACCGACCTCTATACCGGGCTGACGGAGTACAACATCAGTCTCGTCGAGTTCTTCACTCGAGACGGCTCGCGTCGCGAAGAGCTGTCCGGATTCAGGGGGGCGATCATCGCCTCGATCATGCTGATGATCATCACCGCGGTGCTGTCGTTTTTCGTCGGCGTCGGCTCGGCGATCTATCTCGAAGAGTACGCACCGGACAACCGAACCACGCGGCTCATCGAAGCGAACCTCGCGAACCTCGCCGGGGTTCCGTCGATCGTCTACGGACTGCTCGCGCTGGCAGCGTTCGTCAACGGGATCGGTCTCGGCCCGGTCCTGCTTGCCGGTGCAATCGCGCTCGCGCTGTTGGTGATGCCGATTATTATCGTCTCGACGCAGGAGGCGCTACGAGCGGTCCCAGACGGCGTCAGGAACGGGTCGTACGCGACCGGCGCGACGAAGTGGCAAACCATCCGCGAGGTCGTCCTGCCGGCCGCGATGCCCGGCATCATGACGGGGACGATCCTCGCACTGGCGCGTGCGATCGGCGAAACGGCCCCGCTTATCATGGTCGGTGCACTGTTCACGAACCGCATCGCGTGGGGGCCGTTCGATCGCTTCAGCGCGATGCCGACCCAGATTTACAACTGGGCAGCTGAACCGAGTCAGCACTTCATTCATCTCGCCGCAACCGGGATCGCAGTGTTGCTCGTCTTCATGTTCGCCATGAACGGGATCGCGATCTATCTTCGAAACAAGTACGAGACGGAGATCTAA
- the pstB gene encoding phosphate ABC transporter ATP-binding protein PstB yields the protein MATEKDNERSADERSLITTEVTAEATNRSDSRTNSVITTTDLDVYYGDERALDGVDIGIPENRVTAIIGPSGCGKSTFLRCINRMNDQIDSCRVDGTLGFHGKNVYDDDVDPVALRRKIGMVFQKPNPFPKSIYDNVAYGLRVQGLEDDVDLDEEVERALRGAALWDEVNDQLDSSGLDLSGGQQQRLCIARAIAPDPEVILMDEPTSALDPVAASKIEDLIDDLAEEYTVVIVTHNMQQAARISDRTAVFLTGGNLVEYDETATIFENPEHDRVEDYITGKFG from the coding sequence ATGGCCACAGAGAAAGACAACGAACGGAGCGCAGACGAACGCTCGCTTATCACCACCGAGGTAACGGCAGAGGCAACCAACCGAAGCGATAGCCGGACGAATTCCGTCATCACCACGACGGATCTCGATGTCTACTACGGCGATGAACGGGCGCTTGACGGGGTCGATATCGGCATTCCGGAAAACCGAGTGACGGCGATTATCGGCCCCTCGGGCTGTGGAAAGTCGACCTTCCTGCGCTGTATCAACCGAATGAACGACCAGATCGACAGCTGTCGCGTCGACGGGACGCTCGGTTTCCACGGGAAGAACGTCTACGACGACGACGTCGATCCCGTCGCCCTCCGACGCAAGATCGGGATGGTCTTCCAGAAACCGAACCCGTTCCCGAAATCGATCTACGACAACGTCGCCTACGGGCTTCGTGTACAGGGCCTTGAGGACGACGTGGATCTCGACGAGGAAGTCGAGCGGGCGCTGCGCGGCGCTGCCCTCTGGGACGAAGTGAACGATCAACTGGACTCGAGCGGGCTCGACCTCTCGGGCGGGCAACAGCAGCGACTCTGTATCGCCCGCGCCATCGCACCCGATCCCGAGGTCATCCTGATGGACGAGCCGACGTCGGCGCTGGACCCCGTCGCGGCGTCGAAAATCGAGGACCTGATCGACGACCTCGCCGAGGAGTACACGGTCGTCATCGTCACCCACAACATGCAGCAGGCGGCCCGCATCTCGGACAGGACAGCCGTCTTCCTCACCGGCGGGAACCTCGTCGAGTACGACGAGACGGCGACGATCTTCGAGAACCCCGAGCACGACCGCGTCGAGGACTACATCACTGGCAAATTCGGCTAA
- the phoU gene encoding phosphate signaling complex protein PhoU gives MARNDYQQQLAALRDRVLEMSDLVCHRLERALSALETKDDELADRIIAGDYEINELYLEIEQTCIDLFALQQPVAGDLRFIAASFKIITDLERIADLAVNLGEYTLQAERDRYSEIDIGYIGIRTVEMVEAAMQAYADEDAETPHDIAALDDEIDALCEGASDVVVRDLLEAEGTTGEVADDAFLDDVSRMLLTIRDLERVGDHAVNIAARTLYMVENDDELIY, from the coding sequence ATGGCACGAAACGACTACCAACAGCAACTGGCGGCACTGCGCGACCGCGTCCTCGAGATGAGCGACCTCGTCTGTCACCGGCTCGAGCGGGCGCTTTCCGCCCTCGAGACGAAAGACGACGAGCTAGCCGACCGGATCATCGCGGGCGATTACGAGATCAACGAGCTGTACCTCGAGATCGAGCAAACGTGTATCGACCTATTTGCCCTGCAACAGCCCGTCGCAGGCGACCTCCGCTTTATCGCCGCGTCGTTCAAGATCATCACCGATCTCGAGCGGATCGCCGACTTAGCGGTTAATCTCGGCGAGTACACCCTGCAGGCCGAGCGGGATCGCTACTCCGAGATCGACATCGGCTACATCGGTATCCGGACCGTCGAGATGGTCGAGGCGGCCATGCAGGCGTACGCTGACGAGGACGCCGAGACACCCCACGATATCGCCGCGCTGGACGACGAGATCGACGCCCTCTGTGAGGGGGCGAGCGACGTCGTCGTCCGAGACTTGCTCGAGGCCGAGGGGACGACTGGCGAGGTCGCCGACGACGCGTTCCTCGACGATGTCTCGCGGATGCTGCTGACGATCCGGGACTTAGAGCGCGTCGGCGACCACGCGGTCAACATCGCCGCACGAACGCTCTACATGGTCGAAAACGACGACGAACTGATCTACTGA
- a CDS encoding phosphate signaling complex PhoU family protein, with product MSQHSVPDDSTDPIERKVQLTGNSTFVVSLPKEWALEQGLESGASMYLYPHDDRVIAAPEHVSGSDRSVTIDAATDDERALLQRVRAAYATGYDRITVAGVDGLETDTRRELERTVGRLIGIEIQETTDDRLTIRNLLDAGEVSLPQTVAQARQLALELYDDAIEALLSGDDDLARRVRSRNDDVDRLFAFVSRGFHRGLEDVRDIGRLGTDRTVAFREYRTARQLERLAEHADRIAAVALDQPDPPDGVLRDGIESVASEIRRLVESALSGEVRTASDAYAAVDEDLAELTQRVYGRCESDACLYSPLLASLRQLAEIGLTIGETGIETGLES from the coding sequence ATGAGTCAGCACTCCGTTCCCGACGATTCGACCGACCCGATCGAGCGAAAAGTCCAGCTCACCGGCAACTCCACGTTCGTCGTCTCGCTGCCCAAAGAGTGGGCCCTCGAACAGGGACTCGAGTCCGGCGCGTCGATGTATCTCTACCCCCACGACGATCGAGTCATCGCGGCTCCGGAACACGTCTCGGGGAGCGACCGATCGGTGACGATCGACGCCGCGACCGACGACGAGCGAGCGCTGTTACAGCGGGTTCGGGCGGCGTACGCGACGGGGTACGATCGAATCACCGTCGCGGGAGTGGACGGCCTCGAGACCGACACCCGGCGGGAACTCGAGCGAACCGTCGGTCGGCTCATCGGCATCGAGATTCAGGAGACGACCGACGACCGACTCACGATACGGAACCTGCTCGACGCCGGTGAGGTTTCGCTCCCGCAGACGGTCGCCCAGGCGCGCCAACTCGCACTCGAGCTGTACGACGACGCGATCGAGGCGCTCCTGTCCGGCGACGACGACCTCGCGCGGCGAGTCCGGAGTCGAAACGACGACGTGGACCGACTGTTCGCGTTCGTGAGCCGGGGCTTTCACCGCGGGCTCGAGGACGTCCGCGATATCGGACGACTGGGAACCGACCGAACGGTCGCCTTTCGGGAGTACCGGACGGCCCGCCAACTCGAGCGACTCGCCGAACACGCGGACCGAATCGCGGCCGTCGCGCTCGACCAGCCCGACCCGCCCGACGGAGTGCTTCGGGACGGGATCGAATCGGTCGCATCCGAGATCCGTCGACTCGTCGAGTCCGCGCTCTCGGGTGAGGTTCGGACGGCGAGCGACGCCTATGCTGCCGTCGACGAGGATCTCGCGGAGCTCACCCAGCGCGTGTACGGCCGCTGTGAGAGCGATGCGTGTCTGTACAGTCCCCTCCTCGCGAGCCTCCGCCAACTGGCCGAGATCGGACTCACGATCGGCGAGACCGGGATCGAAACGGGACTCGAGTCGTGA
- a CDS encoding metallophosphoesterase family protein, with protein MTVTNPPSETQVSFDHRRIDLEAYDSVYVVGDVHGCLDALETLLSTLDLGENDLAIFVGDLVRKGPESEAVVDRIRASPQLMSVRGNNEQKLIDGTATLEEFGPSAQAYIESLPVAISWDGGLVVHGGIEPSRPFTAHSSEELLTMRAPDGDGYDGPFWFDEYDGNPRVFFGHTVLEQPLDGERTVGLDTGCVYGGSLTAYDVRREVFVSVPADEHVNRDEEKIVATGGR; from the coding sequence GTGACGGTCACCAACCCACCGTCGGAAACGCAGGTATCGTTCGATCATCGCCGGATCGATCTCGAGGCGTACGACAGCGTCTACGTCGTCGGTGACGTCCACGGCTGCCTCGATGCGCTCGAAACGCTTCTTTCGACGCTCGATCTCGGCGAGAACGATCTTGCAATTTTCGTCGGCGACCTGGTTCGGAAGGGACCGGAGAGCGAGGCGGTCGTCGATCGAATCCGAGCGTCGCCACAGCTGATGTCGGTCCGTGGTAACAACGAGCAGAAACTCATCGACGGAACCGCGACGCTGGAAGAATTCGGTCCGTCTGCGCAGGCCTATATCGAATCGCTTCCAGTTGCAATCTCTTGGGACGGCGGACTCGTCGTTCACGGCGGCATCGAACCGAGTCGACCGTTCACGGCTCACTCGAGCGAGGAGCTCCTTACGATGCGAGCTCCCGACGGCGACGGTTACGATGGACCGTTCTGGTTCGATGAGTACGATGGCAATCCGCGGGTGTTCTTCGGTCACACGGTTCTCGAACAGCCGCTGGACGGCGAACGGACAGTGGGTCTCGATACGGGCTGTGTCTACGGCGGAAGTCTGACCGCGTACGACGTTCGACGCGAGGTGTTCGTGAGCGTGCCGGCGGACGAACACGTAAACCGAGACGAGGAGAAAATCGTCGCTACCGGAGGGCGTTGA
- the ppk1 gene encoding polyphosphate kinase 1 yields the protein MSDNESGGRSEDGSETESHPQTEDYGGSGGDELMFRQSEDAIEAVLGAQTEIREHAELLIDGQGEASDIDLTASEYYLNRELSELAFQRRVLHEALDPEQPLLERVKFLAIVTTNLDEFFRKRIGGLKQQIAAGVSEKTPDGRTPIDQWTAALEESRRILERQSRCYREEIRPALNDAGIEIIEIESLTASERTELRAYFERSILPTLTPLTFDPAQSFPFISNQSLSLAVLTQEQPDADCTFSRVKIPRNQVRFVRFEGESRYVPLEEIVRSNLDLLFPNVEIVDSALFRVTRNAEVRRNEEVAEDLIEMVEEVLEERRFATAVRLEIERDAPEQILDIVTRELDLDDREVFELDGPLDYRDFTELVDLDRSDLKLPDWTPQIHPRFDNCSDETSVFDVIRERDVLVHHPYHAFEGTVQRFLEAAAHDPNVLAIKAVIYRTASDSQIIESLLEAARNGKQVAVMVELKARFDEKNNLEWAKKLEEEGIHVAYGTIGYKTHAKTSLVVRREDDDVRLYSHIGTGNYHSETAKRYEDLGLLTADRDIGQDLVKLFNYFTGHSMHSEYRTLLIAPGNMRDRFTELLRDATQHALQGGDVRLVAKMNRLEDPALVRALYRASIAGVDIDLIVRDVCRLRPGLEEVSETINVYSIVGRFLEHSRLFYFQTGDDERYYIGSADWMTRNLDSRVETVAPIEELRLQNRLQSILETLLSDTQNRWKMQSDGTYERCRSSDSENRTDAHETFMRSSRDAVR from the coding sequence ATGTCAGACAACGAGTCAGGCGGGAGGTCCGAAGACGGTAGCGAGACCGAATCGCATCCGCAAACCGAGGATTACGGCGGCTCCGGCGGCGACGAACTCATGTTTCGGCAGTCTGAAGATGCGATCGAAGCGGTACTCGGCGCGCAGACCGAAATACGCGAGCACGCCGAACTGCTGATCGACGGCCAGGGGGAAGCTTCTGACATCGATCTTACGGCATCAGAGTACTACCTCAACCGTGAACTCAGCGAACTCGCGTTTCAACGGCGCGTTCTTCACGAAGCGCTCGATCCGGAGCAGCCGTTGTTAGAGCGGGTGAAGTTTCTCGCAATCGTCACGACCAACCTCGACGAGTTCTTCCGCAAGCGAATCGGCGGACTGAAACAACAGATTGCAGCGGGAGTTTCCGAGAAAACACCGGACGGCCGTACACCGATCGACCAATGGACGGCGGCCCTCGAGGAGTCGCGACGGATACTCGAGCGACAGAGTCGGTGTTATCGCGAGGAGATCCGTCCTGCACTGAACGACGCCGGAATCGAGATCATCGAGATCGAATCGCTGACCGCCTCCGAACGAACCGAACTGCGTGCGTACTTCGAGCGATCGATCCTGCCGACGCTGACGCCGTTGACGTTCGACCCTGCCCAGTCGTTCCCGTTTATCTCGAACCAGAGCCTCTCACTCGCCGTTTTGACTCAAGAACAACCGGATGCCGACTGCACCTTCTCCAGAGTGAAGATCCCGCGGAACCAGGTCCGGTTCGTCCGGTTCGAGGGAGAATCTCGGTACGTTCCGCTCGAGGAGATCGTCCGGTCGAACCTCGATCTCCTCTTTCCGAACGTCGAAATCGTCGACTCTGCACTGTTTCGAGTCACCCGAAACGCCGAAGTTCGACGCAACGAGGAGGTCGCCGAAGACCTGATCGAGATGGTCGAGGAGGTCCTTGAGGAACGGCGATTCGCGACTGCAGTTCGACTCGAGATCGAGCGTGACGCACCAGAGCAGATCCTCGATATCGTCACGCGAGAACTCGATCTCGATGACCGTGAGGTGTTCGAACTCGACGGACCCCTCGACTACCGAGACTTCACGGAACTCGTGGACCTGGATCGGAGCGATCTGAAGCTTCCCGACTGGACTCCACAGATCCATCCACGGTTCGATAACTGTAGCGACGAGACGAGCGTCTTCGACGTGATTCGCGAACGCGACGTCCTCGTCCACCACCCCTATCACGCGTTCGAGGGCACCGTCCAACGGTTTCTCGAGGCGGCGGCGCACGATCCCAACGTGTTAGCGATCAAGGCCGTGATCTACCGGACCGCGAGCGACTCACAGATCATCGAGAGCCTTCTCGAGGCCGCTCGAAACGGCAAACAGGTCGCCGTTATGGTTGAGCTCAAAGCTCGGTTCGACGAGAAGAACAATCTCGAGTGGGCGAAGAAACTCGAGGAGGAAGGTATTCACGTCGCCTACGGGACGATCGGCTACAAAACGCACGCGAAGACGTCACTCGTCGTGAGGCGGGAAGACGACGACGTTCGACTCTACTCCCACATCGGGACCGGTAACTACCACTCCGAGACGGCCAAGCGCTACGAGGACCTCGGACTGTTGACGGCCGACCGAGACATCGGTCAGGACCTCGTCAAGCTTTTCAACTACTTTACGGGTCACTCGATGCACAGCGAATATCGGACGCTGCTCATCGCCCCCGGGAACATGCGCGACCGGTTTACCGAACTACTCCGGGACGCAACCCAGCACGCGCTCCAGGGGGGCGACGTTCGTCTCGTCGCCAAAATGAACCGCCTCGAGGATCCCGCGCTCGTCCGAGCGCTCTACCGAGCCTCGATTGCCGGCGTCGATATCGACCTTATTGTCCGAGACGTCTGTCGGCTCCGTCCCGGTCTTGAGGAGGTCAGCGAGACGATCAACGTTTACAGTATCGTCGGTCGGTTCCTCGAGCACTCGCGGCTGTTCTACTTTCAGACAGGCGACGACGAACGCTACTACATCGGCTCGGCCGATTGGATGACGCGTAACCTCGACAGCCGCGTCGAAACCGTGGCGCCAATTGAGGAACTACGCCTGCAGAACAGGCTTCAGTCGATACTCGAGACGCTGCTGTCGGACACCCAAAACCGGTGGAAGATGCAGTCTGACGGCACCTACGAACGGTGTCGGTCGTCCGACAGCGAGAACAGAACGGACGCTCACGAGACGTTCATGCGAAGTTCGCGGGACGCAGTTCGTTGA